In bacterium, the genomic window ATCGACGCCGATCACTTGGCCCTTGGGACCGACCAGCCTTGAGAGGATAAAAACATCCCGCCCCGTACCGCAACCTAGGTCGAGGACGGTCTTCCCCTCGAGGACCAGCGGAACGGGAGAGCCGCATCCGTAGGATCTTTCCAAAATCTCCTTCGGGACTTGCGGCAGGATTTTTTTGACGTGGGGAGGGAAGGCGTCGCCCGCGCAACAGGCGCTCGTCTTGAGGTCCTTGTTCGTCTTCAGGATGTTTCCGTAATAGTCTTGGACATTCTCAAGAATCTCTTTTGCCGTGGCCATGAAATCATCCTCCTTACTGAGTCAATGCCCCGGTGCAGGAACTTCCCGCACCAGCCGCGCAGCCGTAACAGTGGTTATCAAACGAGATCGGCTCCGATGCCAAATCATCGAACGAATCGATCTCCCAGATCGTTCGCTGCTTTCCGCCGATCGGAATTTCGAGCATCTGATTGAAATCGCAGTCGTAGATCCGGCCGTCCCAACTGATCGAGACTAAATCCCGGCACATGACGCCCAAGGCCGCCTGCGGGTTGAAGCTCGCTGCGAGCAGGTCCATGTACTCCTGGAATTTCCCGTCCCGCTCCAATTGATGCAGAAAGCGCTTGATCGGCATATTCGTAATCGTGAAGAGGCGGTTGAATTCGATCCCGAAGAGACTTCGAAGTTCCTCCTTGTAGTCCGCCTCCAGTTCGGCCTGGGGCGGCGGGAGATCGGTGCCGACGGGGTTATAAACCAAATCTACCTCTAAGCCGGTCCCTTCGCGGCCGTAGCCCAGTTCATTTAACAGGATCAGCGCACGGAGACTCTTGTCGAAAACACCTTTCCCCCGCTGGGCTTCGACATTCTCCTTCGAATAGCAAGGAAGCGAGGCGACGATCTTCACGTGTTGCT contains:
- the arsS gene encoding arsenosugar biosynthesis radical SAM (seleno)protein ArsS (Some members of this family are selenoproteins.), which gives rise to MNATVVPFEETLKNRGLGVTRLPTTILQVNVGKLCDLACLHCHVEAGPNRTEIMDIRTAERVLDLLKKSPTVRTVDLTGGAPELNPNFRSLVQGARSLGREVIDRCNLTVLFVKGQEDTAAFLREQHVKIVASLPCYSKENVEAQRGKGVFDKSLRALILLNELGYGREGTGLEVDLVYNPVGTDLPPPQAELEADYKEELRSLFGIEFNRLFTITNMPIKRFLHQLERDGKFQEYMDLLAASFNPQAALGVMCRDLVSISWDGRIYDCDFNQMLEIPIGGKQRTIWEIDSFDDLASEPISFDNHCYGCAAGAGSSCTGALTQ